A stretch of the Butyricicoccus intestinisimiae genome encodes the following:
- a CDS encoding glycosyltransferase family 2 protein, translating to MVKVSIIMGVYNCATTLPEAIDSIFAQTYSDWQLILCDDGSKDGTYVVAKAYRERLPDKIILLKNEENMGLNHTLNRCLQVATGEYVARMDGDDVSLPTRLEKEVAFLDAHPEYAIVSTPMIFFDESGDWGRSYAIEKPTKRDFIKHSPVHCHAPCMIRRKAYLAVDGYTENRQMLRFEDVNLWYKLYAKGYVGYNLDEPLYKMRDDHAAANRRSLKSRMNGVYVTYVGFKLFQFPWYMYGYVVIDFLKHFIKGIMPGRLYMKFHKKSERKW from the coding sequence ATGGTAAAAGTTTCAATTATTATGGGCGTTTATAACTGTGCCACGACACTACCAGAGGCCATTGACTCTATTTTCGCGCAGACTTATTCAGATTGGCAGCTTATTTTGTGTGATGACGGTTCAAAGGATGGCACATATGTTGTGGCAAAGGCATATCGGGAAAGGTTGCCCGACAAAATCATTCTTCTTAAAAATGAAGAAAATATGGGGCTGAATCACACACTTAATCGTTGCCTGCAAGTTGCTACCGGCGAGTATGTAGCACGGATGGACGGAGATGATGTTTCTCTTCCGACCCGACTTGAAAAAGAAGTTGCATTTTTAGATGCACATCCTGAATATGCCATTGTCAGTACTCCGATGATCTTTTTTGATGAAAGTGGTGATTGGGGGCGAAGCTATGCCATTGAAAAGCCTACAAAACGCGACTTTATCAAGCATAGCCCAGTTCATTGCCACGCGCCCTGTATGATACGAAGAAAAGCGTATTTAGCAGTAGATGGGTATACGGAAAATAGACAAATGCTCCGCTTTGAAGATGTAAACCTTTGGTATAAGCTCTACGCTAAGGGATATGTCGGTTATAATTTGGATGAGCCGCTTTACAAGATGCGGGATGATCATGCCGCTGCAAACCGTAGAAGTCTAAAATCTCGTATGAATGGAGTATATGTGACCTATGTTGGTTTTAAGCTGTTTCAGTTTCCATGGTATATGTATGGATACGTCGTCATTGATTTTTTGAAGCATTTTATTAAGGGGATTATGCCAGGACGGTTGTATATGAAATTTCATAAGAAAAGCGAGCGTAAGTGGTAA
- a CDS encoding glycosyltransferase family 2 protein, translating to MQEIDAQSIKVSIIVPVYNAEKYLKQCVESLLSQTYRNVEIILVDDGSPDECPQLCNAYASKDKRVRVIHKENGGLSSARETGIQNANGNYIVVVDSDDWLEPNTVSDCLSIALIDNADCVMFGYVREYPQKSISSPLFDFNFSYELPASEEKIHRRVVGLIGNELRNPQQIDSLSSVCMKLYRSDIARKGKIISERIVGTSEDTIFNLYALDGCKVSYINKCFYHYRKSNAQSITTQHKPDLAEKWDVMYDVMQEYIDGSGRKDEYRTPFLNRVACGMIGLGLNEIGSSESMHKKSRHLKEILDKPLYREAFLQFDTSYCDAKWKLFFLLCKKRWTFLLAVLLQIMNYLRPRLAN from the coding sequence ATGCAAGAAATAGATGCTCAATCCATAAAAGTGTCAATCATTGTTCCCGTGTATAATGCAGAAAAATATCTCAAACAGTGCGTAGAAAGTCTTCTGTCGCAGACCTACAGAAACGTAGAAATAATTTTGGTGGATGATGGAAGTCCGGATGAATGTCCGCAACTTTGCAATGCTTACGCGTCCAAGGATAAGCGCGTTCGAGTAATTCATAAAGAAAACGGTGGGCTATCTTCTGCTAGGGAGACAGGAATTCAAAACGCCAATGGTAATTATATCGTAGTTGTAGATAGTGATGATTGGCTTGAACCAAACACAGTATCAGACTGTTTGAGTATTGCACTTATAGACAATGCTGATTGTGTTATGTTTGGCTATGTGCGGGAATATCCACAAAAGAGTATATCATCTCCCCTCTTTGATTTTAACTTTTCTTATGAACTACCTGCTTCAGAAGAAAAGATTCATCGTAGAGTTGTTGGATTGATAGGTAATGAATTAAGGAACCCTCAACAGATCGATAGCCTTTCTTCTGTTTGTATGAAGTTATACAGGTCTGATATTGCGAGAAAAGGAAAAATTATCAGCGAACGAATTGTTGGCACATCTGAAGACACAATTTTTAATCTCTATGCACTTGACGGGTGCAAGGTTAGCTACATCAACAAATGTTTTTATCATTACCGCAAGTCTAATGCGCAGTCTATTACGACACAGCACAAACCGGATCTCGCGGAAAAATGGGATGTTATGTATGACGTCATGCAGGAGTATATAGATGGCTCTGGTCGGAAGGATGAATATCGTACGCCTTTTCTGAACCGCGTTGCTTGTGGCATGATTGGTCTTGGATTGAATGAAATTGGCAGTTCAGAGAGTATGCATAAAAAGTCACGACATCTTAAAGAGATATTGGATAAGCCATTATACAGAGAGGCGTTTTTACAGTTTGATACCTCATATTGCGATGCAAAATGGAAGCTATTTTTTTTGCTATGTAAGAAGCGTTGGACATTTTTGCTGGCGGTACTGCTGCAAATTATGAATTATCTGCGGCCACGGTTGGCTAACTAA
- a CDS encoding EpsG family protein has translation MTLTNYWWLLIWMFAAGGIIAWALPKQPVMVMGKREYRWTMSSAVIFVLPYIIWAGYRKNIGDTETYRKTFRESASSLSQISQAVSDTAKDKGFTFLTVLIKSIIGNSDIIFFMLIAIVQMLCIVIVFRKYSTNFWLSMFLFVASTDYLSWMHNGMRQFLAVTIIFACTGLLLKKKYLPVILVILLAATIHGSALFMLLIIFLAQGKAWNKKTLLFIAGILLIITGVDQFTQLLQNVLTDTQYSDMTTNEIWTTDDGTSFIRVLVYSVPAVFAFLGIKYIEESGDPVVNLAANMSIVTAGLYVVSMFTSGIYIGRMPIYTSLYSYILLPWIFEHAFNERSKKLMYALTCGCYLVFFYYQMHATWGIL, from the coding sequence ATGACACTGACAAATTACTGGTGGCTGCTGATCTGGATGTTTGCAGCTGGCGGAATCATAGCGTGGGCTCTGCCAAAACAGCCGGTTATGGTGATGGGAAAACGAGAATATCGCTGGACCATGTCATCCGCTGTCATTTTTGTACTGCCATATATTATTTGGGCTGGTTATCGAAAAAATATCGGCGATACAGAGACCTATCGGAAAACATTTCGAGAATCCGCATCCTCGTTATCGCAAATTTCTCAGGCTGTATCAGATACGGCCAAAGACAAGGGCTTCACTTTTTTGACTGTATTGATTAAGAGCATCATTGGCAATTCCGATATAATTTTCTTCATGCTGATTGCGATTGTACAGATGCTTTGTATTGTCATCGTATTCCGAAAGTATTCTACGAACTTTTGGCTCAGTATGTTTTTGTTTGTTGCATCGACCGATTATCTGTCGTGGATGCATAACGGCATGCGTCAATTTCTTGCGGTAACGATTATTTTTGCCTGCACAGGGCTGCTGCTCAAAAAAAAATATCTTCCGGTTATCCTTGTCATTTTGCTGGCTGCAACGATACATGGCTCTGCGCTGTTTATGCTGCTCATCATCTTTCTTGCACAAGGCAAGGCGTGGAACAAGAAAACCTTGCTGTTTATCGCAGGTATTCTCTTAATCATTACAGGTGTCGATCAGTTTACGCAGCTTTTGCAAAATGTGCTGACAGACACACAGTACAGCGATATGACGACAAATGAAATATGGACAACGGATGATGGCACGAGCTTTATCCGTGTTCTGGTATACTCCGTGCCGGCAGTCTTTGCCTTCTTGGGAATTAAGTATATAGAGGAATCCGGAGACCCTGTGGTAAATTTGGCGGCAAATATGTCGATTGTAACCGCAGGCCTGTACGTTGTTTCGATGTTTACCAGCGGTATTTATATCGGACGCATGCCGATTTACACGTCATTGTATTCTTATATTCTTCTGCCGTGGATTTTTGAGCATGCATTCAATGAACGATCCAAAAAATTGATGTACGCGCTGACGTGCGGATGCTATTTGGTGTTCTTTTATTATCAGATGCATGCGACGTGGGGGATATTGTAA
- a CDS encoding sugar transferase gives MARKDMQSKRKKRWLAAGVAAAALGMAYLGLSAAAKAQRKQQEQEYGSAQEQQEKCATPKHVSAYDATWKRIADKTLSFGGLIALAPVYAVISAAVYLDDPGPVLFTQKRVGKNKAYFPLHKFRSMKMDTPHDMPTHLLQDPEQYLTRVGRFLRKYSLDELPQIWDIFVGNMSIIGPRPALWNQEDLIAARDACGANDIRPGLTGWAQINGRDELEIAEKARYDGEYVQKESFSFDVKCFFGTIASVLKHEGVVEGGTGNGQQRKKIVILTNHSYMLWRFRRELIEDLAKEHEVVLGMPFVGHEQDFMALGMRCVNIDVDRRGINPATDAKLIHTYYQLLKQEKPNLVITYSIKPNIYAGLCCRALHIPFCANVQGLGTAFQKPRLAKAVTILYREAFRGVKTVFFENTANAQEFINRKIVSQEKITVLHGAGVDVQAYFYQAYPENACVHFLYLGRIMKEKGMDELLDACEQLHEEGYSFVLDLVGFFEDAYKQRINQLSAQGIVVFHGFQQEPRPFYAACDCVVLPSYHEGMSNVLLEAAATGRPVITSDIPGCREAVVDQKSGFLVPKGDAQALYRAMKHMLSIDRAQREQMGLAGRKWIEQQFGKEQVVRETKNALM, from the coding sequence ATGGCGCGTAAAGATATGCAGAGTAAACGGAAAAAACGATGGCTTGCGGCGGGCGTTGCCGCTGCTGCGCTGGGAATGGCATATCTTGGACTGTCTGCTGCCGCGAAAGCGCAGCGCAAACAGCAGGAACAGGAATATGGGTCTGCGCAAGAGCAGCAGGAAAAATGCGCCACTCCAAAGCATGTATCTGCATATGATGCAACATGGAAACGCATTGCAGACAAAACCTTGTCTTTTGGCGGGCTGATTGCATTGGCGCCGGTTTATGCTGTGATTTCCGCTGCCGTATATCTGGATGATCCGGGACCTGTTTTGTTCACACAAAAGCGCGTGGGAAAAAATAAAGCATATTTTCCGCTGCATAAATTTCGCAGCATGAAAATGGATACGCCGCATGATATGCCGACGCATTTGCTGCAGGATCCGGAGCAATATCTCACCCGTGTCGGGCGATTTTTGCGAAAATACAGCCTGGATGAATTGCCGCAGATTTGGGATATCTTTGTGGGAAATATGAGCATCATCGGCCCGCGGCCCGCGCTGTGGAATCAGGAAGATTTGATCGCTGCGCGCGATGCATGCGGCGCCAATGATATTCGGCCGGGACTCACCGGCTGGGCGCAAATTAACGGCAGAGATGAGCTGGAAATCGCAGAAAAGGCGCGCTATGACGGGGAATATGTGCAAAAAGAGAGCTTTTCCTTTGATGTAAAATGCTTTTTTGGAACCATCGCTTCTGTTCTCAAACATGAGGGCGTTGTGGAAGGCGGAACGGGAAACGGTCAGCAAAGAAAAAAGATTGTCATCTTGACCAATCATTCCTATATGCTGTGGAGGTTTCGCCGAGAATTGATAGAAGATTTGGCGAAAGAACACGAAGTGGTTTTGGGAATGCCGTTTGTCGGTCATGAACAAGATTTTATGGCATTGGGAATGCGGTGCGTCAATATAGACGTTGACCGCCGCGGAATCAATCCCGCCACAGATGCCAAATTGATTCATACATATTATCAGCTGCTCAAACAGGAAAAACCGAATCTGGTCATTACATACTCCATCAAGCCCAATATTTACGCGGGCTTGTGCTGCCGTGCTCTGCACATTCCGTTTTGCGCCAATGTACAGGGGCTGGGAACGGCGTTTCAAAAGCCGAGATTGGCCAAAGCGGTTACGATTTTATATCGGGAAGCATTTCGCGGCGTGAAAACCGTATTTTTTGAAAATACAGCCAATGCGCAGGAATTTATCAATCGAAAGATTGTCTCACAAGAGAAAATAACCGTGCTGCACGGCGCAGGCGTTGACGTACAGGCGTATTTCTATCAAGCATATCCGGAAAATGCATGCGTTCATTTTTTATATCTGGGGCGCATTATGAAGGAAAAAGGAATGGATGAATTGCTGGATGCCTGCGAGCAGCTGCATGAGGAAGGCTATTCCTTTGTATTAGACCTTGTTGGATTCTTTGAAGATGCATATAAACAGCGAATCAATCAACTGTCTGCGCAAGGCATCGTTGTATTTCATGGATTTCAGCAAGAACCGCGCCCGTTCTATGCTGCGTGCGACTGTGTGGTGCTGCCGTCTTATCATGAGGGCATGAGCAATGTCCTTTTGGAAGCAGCCGCGACAGGACGCCCGGTGATCACATCGGATATTCCCGGATGCAGGGAAGCGGTCGTCGATCAAAAAAGCGGTTTTTTGGTGCCGAAGGGTGATGCGCAGGCGCTGTATCGGGCGATGAAACACATGCTGTCCATCGACAGAGCACAGAGAGAACAAATGGGACTTGCCGGACGCAAATGGATAGAACAGCAATTTGGAAAAGAACAGGTTGTGCGGGAGACAAAGAACGCACTGATGTAA